Genomic DNA from Corynebacterium diphtheriae:
TCAAGCTCAACACCTTCTACCGCTGGAATCCAACCATATCCCGGTACTTGGAAATCGCAACAACACTAACCAGGCAGTTCAAAATCATCCACATAGACGCCGAATGTAGCATTCACTTTCTATTCTCAACGCTCGATATCATCGGAAGGATTACCGGCGGTTTTACCCCATGGAGCTTTGATGACGACACCCAAGTTACCGGAATATTCACTACGCTCACCGGTTCGATACGCAAAACCCCGCTCTGCTTGCGCGTGGTTAATCACAACGACCCAGAAAAGCCAGACGATTTCGCTCACGTGGGGCATCGAATAACTGTTTTCACGCACGCCGGAAATCTGGTGCTCACCGAGACTGACGGAACCATCATCTGGCACCCAAACACCCCAATCCCACGAGATCAAGCTGGCTTGCTAAGCACTGCTGCCGATGATCGTTTGAGCACTCTACAGTTGCATGAGAATCTCCTTATCGAGCCGTGCGTTACCCGTGTCGCCCTCTACGACCATACCTGGCCTGCAGGCATTGCGGAGTTTCTGAACGAAGTATATGACAAGTTGGCGTGCTCCAAGAACGAAGCGCAAGAAGCCGAATACCTCCTGGCATTGTGCGCAGTC
This window encodes:
- a CDS encoding Gfo/Idh/MocA family oxidoreductase, translating into MNTVRVVVCGTTFGRIYINGIKKLADKFSLVAILSQGSEQSRRLAEQLGVPLCTKIEDLPAFDLACVVVRSSVVGGSGTQLALEFLSRGKHVVMEHPIHKKDSVDCYRMAAKNNVQFKLNTFYRWNPTISRYLEIATTLTRQFKIIHIDAECSIHFLFSTLDIIGRITGGFTPWSFDDDTQVTGIFTTLTGSIRKTPLCLRVVNHNDPEKPDDFAHVGHRITVFTHAGNLVLTETDGTIIWHPNTPIPRDQAGLLSTAADDRLSTLQLHENLLIEPCVTRVALYDHTWPAGIAEFLNEVYDKLACSKNEAQEAEYLLALCAVWARTGQLLGPTCTVQAAMHAEPLSLESLMWPLGESHTSPIERNNPNHRNTGEITWMSQR